A stretch of DNA from Halorubrum sp. BOL3-1:
ATCTGCGGGCTCATCCCCATTGCCATCGTGACGGCCATCGTCTCGCCGATCGCCCGCGAGATCGCGAGCACGTACGACGCGACGATACCGGAGGTCGCCGACGGGACGACGATTCGCGTCGAGACGTCGAACTTCGTCGATCCGAGCCCGTAGCCGCCCTGTCTGAGGCTGTCCGGGACCGCGCTCAGCGCGTCCTCGCTGATCGACGACACCATCGGAATGATCATGATCCCGACGACGACGCTCGCCGACAGCGCGTTGAACGTCCGGAGCGACGGCATCACGAGCGTGAACTCCGGGAGAAGTGGAACGCCGGACGGTATCAGTCGCACCGAGAGCGGGAGGAAGCCGTCGATCAGCGGTGTCACGTACACGAGCGCCATGTAGCCGTAGATGACGGTCGGCACGCCGGCGAGTATCTCCAAGGCCGGCTTCAGTATCGACCGGACCTGGTCGCTCGCGTACTCGCTGAGGTATATCGCCGCCGCCAGTCCGACCGGCAACGCGATGAGCGCCGACAGGGCCGTGACGATGAGCGTCCCGCTCACCAGCGGTAACACGCCGTACGTCCGGTCGATTATCGGACTCCACTGGGTCCCGGTGAAGAACGCGACCGGGGAGACCTCCGACCAGAACGTCAGCGCCCGGCCCGACAGTGCCAGGATGATGCCGACCGTGACGACGATCGTCAGGACCGCACACGCGGCGATCAGGCGGCCGTAGAGGCGCTCTTTGCGGACGACGAATCCGCTGCGCTGGAGCGACCCGGCCGCGTCCGATCCCTTACTCATGATGACCCATGAATCCCACGTGGATGACGCCCGTATTGATTATTGCGTTAGTAGAGCGGGATCTGCTCGTACTCGTACTCACCGGCGATCGCAGCCTCGAGGTTCTCGGTGTTGGCGTCGACCATGTCCTGGCTGCCGGG
This window harbors:
- the pstC gene encoding phosphate ABC transporter permease subunit PstC, encoding MSKGSDAAGSLQRSGFVVRKERLYGRLIAACAVLTIVVTVGIILALSGRALTFWSEVSPVAFFTGTQWSPIIDRTYGVLPLVSGTLIVTALSALIALPVGLAAAIYLSEYASDQVRSILKPALEILAGVPTVIYGYMALVYVTPLIDGFLPLSVRLIPSGVPLLPEFTLVMPSLRTFNALSASVVVGIMIIPMVSSISEDALSAVPDSLRQGGYGLGSTKFDVSTRIVVPSATSGIVASYVLAISRAIGETMAVTMAMGMSPQMPFFPNVLRNLAESSQTITAAMVQIAGADSLGGVTYEAMFALGMTLFAITLTMNVLAELVRRRFREEY